GTGCAATCCACAAAAGTTCTACTTGACGAAATGAGATTAGATGTTGGATGGGAAAATTTTATTTCTGGCGTTGTTGAGTTCTGTTTGGGTCATGAAATTGACATTCCAGATATGGAAGCAACATACATTATGCGTGGTGGTCGTGCTCGTCGTCAACCAGATCATTTTACCAATGACCGCTATTTTCGAGTGGAGATATTTCGGGCAACAATCGATACTCAGCTAGCTGAATTGAACCTGAAGTTCAATGAGAAGGTGATGGACCTTTTGTCCATTAGCACTACATTAATACCAAAAAACGGATTTCCATCTTTCAGTGCTAGTGAGATATGCAAAGTGGTTGAGAAGTACTACCCAACAGATTTCAACCAACAAGAGAAGCTTAGATTAGAGTATCAGTTGAAGCATTTTGTTGTTGATGCTTCCAACAGTGAAAAGCTAAAAAATATTGCAACCATAGCTGAGCTATGTCGATGCCTTGTTGCCACAGGACGCCATAGGACTTCTAACATGATCGATAGATTGCTTCGGTTGCTGCTTACTCTTCCAGTTTCAACAGCTAGTGCTAAGCGTGTTTTTTCTATCTTGAAGATCACTAAGACAAGACTACGAAACAAGATGGAAGACGAATTTCTTGCCAATAACTTGGTAGTACACATAGAAGGCGAGATCGCAAGAGACTACAGCTATGAAGATATAATTACTGATTTCCGGAatttgaagaaaagaaaagtggaCTTTTAACGAGTGCTAGTTCTATGGGTTACTTGTcttttggtatatatatatactaatatgatACTGACTGGATACTGTAATGGGTATCCTATGGACAATAGACTATGGTTACCTGTGTTTTGTTAATTGTGACCTAATTATAGTAGTATAGAACTAAGAGtcttttacctgtgtgccattatgaAAGTTGGGTCTAACTTCCACACCACTAAAAAGTTCGAGCATACCTGTATGCCCAAGTCGAACTTGGTTTTACCCTCTGTGCCATTCCATCCAGTTTTGGTGCTAACGGTGGTTAACTGCGTGGAGAAAAGACCTGAATGCCCTTAGACCTGAAtgccaatgacatgtgggcccacgtTCATTCCTTTCCTCTCACCTCCTCTCCGACGGGGAATGGCGCCGCTTTTCTTccacctccac
Above is a genomic segment from Miscanthus floridulus cultivar M001 chromosome 3, ASM1932011v1, whole genome shotgun sequence containing:
- the LOC136544274 gene encoding uncharacterized protein, with protein sequence MDELARLLAIDELETGQGANQICSLKRPGDTRWGSHLGSIASLMDLFNPMSSVLQNLAFDSSAGANHADGDTAFNYLTSFEFVFVLLMMREIMEITEQLGQALQKKTQDIVNAIRLVQSTKVLLDEMRLDVGWENFISGVVEFCLGHEIDIPDMEATYIMRGGRARRQPDHFTNDRYFRVEIFRATIDTQLAELNLKFNEKVMDLLSISTTLIPKNGFPSFSASEICKVVEKYYPTDFNQQEKLRLEYQLKHFVVDASNSEKLKNIATIAELCRCLVATGRHRTSNMIDRLLRLLLTLPVSTASAKRVFSILKITKTRLRNKMEDEFLANNLVVHIEGEIARDYSYEDIITDFRNLKKRKVDF